In one window of Saccharomyces paradoxus chromosome VII, complete sequence DNA:
- the BNS1 gene encoding Bns1p (similar to YGR230W), producing the protein MTYGGSVSQDEVTKLAREIQTTSMSCTKKDEVVDPSDQRLKKNLKDARNTETCVKHSLHRRIFKNSYRKRKAVDEQRKTLNMQLRQKFASPSDSLLSPCSRKLNDHKSKLFAAKSQPKRLDFVQSKQNILHKSNTDI; encoded by the coding sequence ATGACATACGGCGGATCAGTGTCTCAAGATGAAGTCACAAAGTTGGCTAGAGAAATCCAAACTACGTCAATGTCTTGCACCAAGAAAGATGAGGTAGTAGACCCTTCGGATCAAcgtttgaaaaagaatctTAAAGATGCTCGTAACACAGAAACTTGTGTGAAGCATTCCCTTCATCGACGGATATTCAAGAACTCGTAtcggaaaagaaaagcagTCGATGAACAAAGGAAAACCTTGAACATGCAACTTAGGCAAAAATTTGCCTCGCCGTCAGACAGTTTGCTTTCACCGTGCTCCAGAAAACTGAATGACCACAAGTCAAAACTTTTTGCCGCCAAATCGCAACCAAAAAGATTGGACTTTGTACAGAGCAAACAAAACATACTACACAAGTCGAATACAGATATCTAA
- the SMI1 gene encoding Smi1p (Protein involved in the regulation of cell wall synthesis~similar to YGR229C), with translation MDLFKRKVKEWVYSLSTDDHYAEYNPDETPTFNMGKRLNSNNGQVNPSQMHLNSVDEEMSMGFQTGAPSNEDINIDEFTSMDSNDGVSETLLAWRHIDFWTTEHNPDLNATLSDPCTQNDITHAEEDLEVSFPNPVKASFKIHDGQEDLESMTGTSGLFYGFQLMTLDQVVAMTQAWRNVAKNLNKRTQQGLSHVRSTGSSSSMERLNGNKFKLPNIPDQKSIPPSAVQPVYAHSAWIPLVTDNAGNHIGVDLAPGPNGKYAQIITFGRDFDTKFVVADNWGEFLLSFANDLEAGNWYLVDDNDDYFSGDGELVFRDKKSNGPIQDYFEVLKRRTWIKYQESLKSQQQKSQPESSLQEQKYVPASQKKAVVTPTNEEPSILNPESIKGDDSGSVDAESVQDHESVKVVGNESSEAEAKAINTESFEQPEHEIRTDNEDIEPENENKEEEKKPKVEEREHVESEHATDSTKKNDDINNQTEEVNEKRENKTSSADAKVDEAREEFENIAL, from the coding sequence ATGGATctatttaaaagaaaagtaaaagaatgGGTATACTCTCTCAGTACTGACGACCATTATGCTGAGTATAACCCCGATGAAACGCCTACCTTTAATATGGGTAAACGTTTAAACAGTAACAACGGACAGGTTAATCCCTCTCAAATGCATCTGAATAGTGTGGACGAGGAAATGAGCATGGGATTTCAAACCGGCGCACCATCTAATGAAGACATAAACATTGACGAATTTACCTCCATGGATTCAAATGATGGTGTCTCTGAAACACTCCTAGCTTGGAGACACATCGATTTTTGGACAACTGAACATAATCCAGATCTAAACGCAACTTTGAGTGACCCTTGCACCCAAAACGATATCACTCATGCAGAGGAAGACTTGGAAGTTAGCTTTCCTAACCCAGTAAAGGCCTCTTTTAAAATTCACGATGGGCAAGAGGATTTAGAATCGATGACCGGTACTTCGGGCTTGTTCTATGGTTTCCAACTTATGACATTAGATCAGGTTGTGGCCATGACCCAGGCCTGGAGAAACGTTGCAAAGAACCTTAACAAAAGAACTCAACAAGGTTTATCGCATGTCAGATCCACTggctcttcttcatctatGGAAAGATTAAATGGTAACAAGTTCAAGTTGCCAAATATCCCAGATCAAAAATCTATTCCTCCAAGTGCTGTACAGCCGGTATATGCACATTCTGCTTGGATTCCCTTAGTGACGGATAATGCCGGTAACCATATTGGTGTAGACTTGGCACCTGGTCCAAATGGTAAGTATGCTCAAATTATAACATTCGGTAGAGACTTCGATACGAAATTCGTTGTTGCTGACAACTGGGGTGAATTCCTATTATCGTTTGCCAATGACTTGGAAGCTGGTAATTGGTACTTGGTAGATGACAATGACGACTACTTTAGCGGTGATGGTGAATTGGTCTTCAGAGACAAAAAATCTAATGGTCCTATACAGGATTATTTCGAAgttttaaaaagaagaacgtGGATTAAGTATCAAGAAAGCTTGAAATCGCAACAGCAAAAATCTCAACCTGAATCATCTCTGCAAGAGCAGAAATATGTACCTGCctcccaaaaaaaagcagtAGTAACTCCAACAAACGAGGAGCCCTCTATCCTCAACCCAGAATCCATAAAGGGGGACGATAGTGGTAGTGTTGACGCAGAATCTGTTCAAGATCACGAATCTGTGAAGGTTGTCGGAAATGAATCTAGCGAAGCGGAGGCTAAAGCTATAAATACAGAGAGCTTTGAACAACCAGAGCACGAAATCAGAACTGATAACGAGGACATTGAACCAGAGAACgagaacaaagaagaagaaaagaaaccgAAGgtagaagaaagagaacaTGTCGAAAGTGAACATGCTACGGATTCaacgaaaaaaaacgaTGACATAAATAACCAAACAGAAGAAGTAAAcgaaaaaagggaaaataaaacaagtAGTGCTGATGCTAAGGTGGATGAAGCGagagaagaatttgaaaatatagCTTTATGA